Proteins from a genomic interval of Streptomyces sp. NBC_01445:
- a CDS encoding ABC transporter permease: MSQSTLPATPAKTAGVADRQGPGLGRRAADMAERSWRPVALLVVCFVAWWVIAAAELVEPYLVPSPGRTLDVILDKPDYLWQHTWVTTYETLLGFVIAVGVGIFSAVIMVYSSTVEKTLYPILLFAQVVPKIAIAPLFVVWLGFGIAPKILIAVLIAFFPVVISMVTGLKAVDPEMLQLSATMGASPWQTFRKIRFPASLPHLFSGLKVAVTLAVTGAVVGEFVGANEGLGYVILQANGNLDTPMLFAGLLVMSLIGVVLFVLVEIAEKLLLPWHASRRDVAATTAY; this comes from the coding sequence GTGAGTCAGAGCACACTGCCAGCAACTCCCGCCAAAACAGCGGGAGTTGCCGACCGGCAGGGGCCCGGTCTCGGCCGGCGTGCCGCGGACATGGCCGAGCGGAGCTGGCGCCCGGTCGCACTGCTCGTCGTCTGTTTCGTCGCCTGGTGGGTGATCGCCGCGGCTGAGCTGGTCGAGCCGTATCTGGTGCCGTCGCCGGGCCGGACCCTCGACGTCATCCTCGACAAGCCGGACTACCTCTGGCAGCACACCTGGGTGACCACGTACGAGACGCTGCTGGGCTTCGTCATCGCCGTGGGCGTCGGCATCTTCTCCGCCGTGATCATGGTCTACTCGTCGACCGTCGAGAAGACCCTCTATCCGATCCTGCTCTTCGCCCAAGTCGTCCCGAAGATCGCGATCGCGCCGCTGTTCGTGGTCTGGCTCGGCTTCGGCATCGCGCCGAAGATCCTCATCGCCGTACTCATCGCGTTCTTCCCGGTCGTCATCTCGATGGTGACCGGACTCAAGGCCGTCGACCCGGAGATGCTCCAGCTCTCCGCGACGATGGGCGCGAGCCCTTGGCAGACCTTCCGGAAGATCCGCTTCCCGGCCTCCCTGCCGCACCTGTTCTCCGGCCTCAAGGTGGCCGTCACGCTCGCCGTCACCGGCGCCGTCGTCGGCGAATTCGTGGGCGCCAACGAGGGGTTGGGCTACGTCATCCTCCAGGCCAACGGAAACCTCGACACCCCGATGCTCTTCGCGGGACTGCTCGTCATGTCCTTGATCGGGGTCGTGCTGTTCGTCCTCGTCGAGATCGCCGAGAAGCTGCTCCTGCCGTGGCACGCGAGCCGCCGCGACGTCGCGGCGACCAC